Proteins found in one Scomber scombrus chromosome 15, fScoSco1.1, whole genome shotgun sequence genomic segment:
- the pargl gene encoding poly(ADP-ribose) glycohydrolase, translated as MAGSHRNNSDQVKDLMQFDHASENSNKENNKDEKENNSKESTSKASCPTCSASSSSSSRPSGNGDVKGRPGERNEPGQSQKQDGASSSSSSLSSSSSCCELRDLKRLRQHHSKMGPLTYSSTHIVLIDVPIFNRERKVVAQTGRDIWNSNLVKMPDSSHSLMTAKGGFFQQSSLVPRWKVITYHLAPLAKKTSLDVEDVAEAIIKYNQKYKDKWTFDALSTFVKVVPKTENYYPKLFPKIADLALKLQHILRKVVPLLQGGQTASITLSQLQIACLLANAFFCTFPHRNTSTPKSEYHNYPTINFSSLFWSWSDRKKEKLRAIMHYFKVVTDEKTKPKGGLVTFERRCLSDTDIPDWRRCEEMMPKLYVSSKGDIETEGTGMLQVDFASSWIGGGVLGSGLVQEEILFLINPELIVSRLFTEKLGDRECLIITGSQQYSSYSGYGDSFEWTGPHEETLQRDDWSRLQRQILAIDAQHYKHRKEQFKMINVTRELNKAYCGFQSIGPNEPDIATGKWGCGAFNGDPHLKAVIQLMAAAKANRGVAFFTFGDEDLEQGLKQIHHLLVKEKTTVGKLYGLLKDFCAVQKCSGGSPTDLFEFIRNTLGHSRSQL; from the exons ATGGCCGGCTCACATCGCAACAACAGTGATCAGGTGAAAGACCTTATGCAATTTGATCATGCCTCCGAAAACAGTAACAAGGAGAACAAtaaggatgaaaaagagaacAACAGCAAAGAAAGCACAAGTAAAGCCAGCTGCCCCAcctgctctgcctcctcctcttcctcctccagacCTTCTGGTAACGGGGATGTGAAGGGTCGACCTGGAGAACGGAATGAACCGGGGCAATCACAGAAGCAGGACGgtgcttcatcatcatcatcgtcattatcatcatcatcatcatgttgtgAGCTGAGAGATCTGAAGCGACTTAGACAGCATCACAGCAAGATGGGACCACTGACctacagcagcacacacattgTCCTCATAGAT GTGCCTATTTTTAACCGTGAGAGAAAAGTTGTGGCCCAGACGGGGAGAGACATATGGAACAGTAACCTGGTGAAGATGCCAGACTCCTCTCACAGTCTCATGACGGCCAAGGGTGGATTCTTCCAG CAATCCTCCCTAGTGCCGAGGTGGAAAGTGATCACCTATCATCTGGCTCCCCTGGCCAAGAAAACATCATTGGACGTGGAAGATGTGGCG GAAGCTATCATCAAATATAACCAGAAGTATAAAGACAAGTGGACTTTTGATGCTCTCTCCACTTTTGTTAAG GTTGTCCCGAAAACAGAAAACTACTACCCCAAGCTGTTCCCTAAGATCGCAGATTTGGCCCTGAAGCTGCAGCACATTCTGAGGAAG GTCGTCCCGCTGCTTCAAGGAGGACAAACAGCATCCATCACTCTGTCGCAGCTTCAGATAGCGTGCCTGCTAGCTAACGCCTTTTTCTGCACTTTCCCTCACCGCAACACCTCCACTCCCAAATCAGAGTACCACAACTACCCCACCATTAACTTCAGCAG TCTGTTCTGGAGCTGGTcagacaggaagaaagagaagctgAGGGCCATCATGCATTACTTCAAAGTGGTGACAGATGAGA AAACTAAACCAAAAGGAGGACTGGTGACGTTTGAGAGGAGATGCCTCAGTGACACAGACATACCTGACTGGAGAAG ATGTGAGGAGATGATGCCTAAACTTTACGTGTCATCAAAAGGCGACATCGAGACCGAAGGAACAGGCATGTTACAG gtggatTTTGCCTCCAGTTGGATCGGTGGAGGTGTGCTGGGCTCCGGTCTGGTGCAGGAAGAGATCCTCTTCCTCATAAACCCCGAGCTGATCGTTTCCCGCCTCTTCACAGAGAAACTCGGAGACAGAGAGTGTCTGATCATTACAG GCTCTCAGCAGTATAGCAGTTACAGCGGCTATGGTGACAGCTTTGAGTGGACCGGACCTCATGAAGAAACCCTCCAAAG GGACGACTGGTCTCGGCTGCAACGGCAGATCCTCGCCATCGACGCTCAGCActacaaacacagaaaagagcagtttaaaatgatcaacGTTACACGGGAGCTGAACAAg GCATACTGTGGATTTCAAAGTATTGGACCTAACGAGCCGGACATCGCCACAGGGAAATGGGGCTGTGGAGCCTTCAATGGAGACCCACATCTCAAAG CCGTGATCCAGTTGATGGCAGCAGCAAAGGCCAACAGGGGAGTGGCCTTCTTTACATTTGGGGATGAAGACCTGGAGCAAGGCCTGAAGCAGATCCACCACCTGCTGGTCAAAGAGAAGACGACGGTCG GGAAGCTGTACGGACTTCTGAAGGACTTCTGTGCCGTTCAGAAGTGCTCTGGTGGATCTCCCACAGACCTGTTTGAGTTCATCAGGAACACTTTAGGACATTCCCGGAGTCAGCTGTGA